In a single window of the Zea mays cultivar B73 chromosome 5, Zm-B73-REFERENCE-NAM-5.0, whole genome shotgun sequence genome:
- the LOC103626766 gene encoding E3 ubiquitin-protein ligase RNF167-like, with protein MVSVQAPESVVDSLPCKSYKKLETPQCSDDMEQCHICLTEYEDGDQIRTLPCKHEFHLQCVDKWLKEIHRVCPLCRGDVCEVAS; from the exons ATGGTGTCTGTTCAGGCTCCTGAATCTGTAGTTGATTCGTTGCCATGTAAGAGCTACAAAAAGCTTGAGACACCCCAATGCAGTGATGATATGGAACA GTGCCATATCTGCCTAACCGAATATGAGGACGGAGACCAGATAAGAACCCTTCCGTGCAAGCACGAGTTCCACCTGCAATGCGTTGACAAGTGGCTGAAAGAAATACACAG GGTGTGCCCTCTGTGCCGTGGAGACGTCTGCGAAGTCGCCTCGTGA
- the LOC103626767 gene encoding uncharacterized protein, whose amino-acid sequence MDSMPIPSWFKGDHPSMHYIHNIHYIANNMNAAMELANPTWKDDIYMWRRIVPTWVPRTLNWDLSGFLVINFMHDWNGIRLPCICTNGNDLRTKFLVELLKYKDNESKDNIPEEIQEIIRHIR is encoded by the exons ATGGACTCCATGCCTATACCATCATGGTTTAAGGGTGATCATCCTAGCATGCATTATATCCATAATATACATTATATTGCCAATAATATGAATGCTGCCATGGAATTGGCCAATCCTACATGGAAAGACGATATTTATATGTGGCGTCGTATAGTACCAACATGGGTTCCAAGAACATTAAACTG GGATTTATCTGGCTTTCTTGTTATCAACTTTATGCACGATTGGAATGGTATAAGGTTACCCTGCATTTGCACT AATGGGAATGACCTGAGGACCAAATTCTTAGTAGAATTATTGAAGTACAAGGACAATGAATCCAAAGACAATATTCCAGAAGAAATACAAGAAATTATTAGGCACATCAGATAG